In one Oscillospiraceae bacterium genomic region, the following are encoded:
- a CDS encoding ABC transporter substrate-binding protein, with the protein MKHKVICMLLTVCIASALLSGCGEKSQVVTYEDTDQEKTTITYFGNKYEPENVGVIEEIISGFMAENPGIHVSYESLKGNDYYNALRKRMASGKGDDVIMVNHDILLELEPNHQVADLSGLDTISNYTDAMLGQMKQADGAIYWVPTTVSVFGLYCNLDLLKEHGQPVPQNLAEWEQTCAYFVEQGITPIVANNDISLKTLAIGLGFYQTYQENRQAEVFKALNSGAERLSGYLRPGFALVSSFIEHGYIDAETALVTQKTSDDLVQFARGESPFLLTGAWAAGRLKEMDPGFAFEVAPLPVLEDGALLVINASTRLSVNADSAHPDTALEFVTYFTQPENIRKFADQQASFSPLKGGGASSIEEVQPLVPCYEAGRTVIGTDDLLNLPIWDLTAEVSQRLLSGESLDSAMVWLDEQTEVQP; encoded by the coding sequence TTGAAGCATAAAGTTATTTGCATGTTGCTCACCGTTTGTATTGCCAGCGCCCTTTTATCTGGGTGCGGCGAAAAAAGTCAGGTCGTCACTTATGAGGATACGGATCAGGAGAAAACGACCATCACGTACTTTGGAAACAAATACGAGCCGGAGAACGTCGGGGTCATCGAGGAGATCATCTCCGGCTTTATGGCCGAAAATCCCGGCATCCACGTCTCCTATGAGAGCTTAAAGGGGAACGACTACTATAACGCGCTGCGCAAGCGCATGGCCTCCGGCAAGGGCGACGACGTCATCATGGTCAACCACGACATCCTGCTGGAGCTGGAGCCCAACCATCAGGTGGCGGACCTGTCCGGTCTTGATACCATCTCCAACTACACCGACGCCATGCTGGGGCAGATGAAGCAGGCGGACGGGGCAATCTACTGGGTGCCCACCACCGTGTCCGTGTTTGGCCTGTACTGCAATCTGGACCTGCTGAAGGAGCACGGCCAGCCGGTCCCCCAGAACCTCGCCGAGTGGGAACAGACCTGCGCCTATTTCGTGGAGCAGGGAATCACGCCCATCGTCGCCAACAACGACATCTCCCTGAAGACCCTGGCCATCGGCCTGGGCTTTTACCAGACCTATCAGGAGAACCGCCAGGCGGAGGTGTTCAAGGCGCTCAACAGCGGCGCGGAGCGTCTGAGCGGCTACCTCCGGCCCGGCTTCGCCCTGGTCTCCTCCTTCATCGAGCACGGCTACATAGACGCGGAGACGGCCCTCGTCACCCAAAAGACCTCGGACGACCTCGTGCAGTTTGCCCGGGGGGAATCCCCCTTTCTCCTGACGGGCGCCTGGGCGGCGGGACGGCTGAAGGAGATGGACCCCGGCTTTGCCTTTGAGGTGGCGCCCCTTCCGGTATTGGAGGACGGGGCGCTGCTGGTGATCAACGCCAGTACGCGCCTGAGCGTCAACGCGGACAGCGCCCATCCTGATACCGCCCTGGAGTTCGTGACATATTTTACACAGCCGGAGAACATCCGGAAATTTGCGGATCAACAGGCCTCGTTCAGCCCGCTGAAGGGCGGCGGCGCCTCCTCCATCGAGGAGGTCCAGCCGCTGGTCCCCTGCTATGAGGCGGGGCGCACCGTCATTGGGACGGACGATCTGTTGAATCTCCCTATTTGGGACCTGACGGCGGAGGTCTCCCAAAGGCTGCTGTCCGGTGAATCACTGGACTCCGCCATGGTCTGGCTTGACGAACAGACGGAGGTGCAGCCGTGA
- a CDS encoding amidase, with amino-acid sequence MKKYLKWSAGGILLLVLAAVGILLYIRSVAPPGEEWVAYGNEAVIASIDRQLEGLDMERVRTEKESYLLERTVPELQAAVARGELTYEELTALCLFRIRELDQRERGYNAVTAVAPDALEQAREKDRTRAAGRGELPPLFGIPVLLKDNINTAGIPTSAGAAAFADFVPAEDAALVTALRDQGAVILGKNNLSEFAGFSSGVAPAGYSGSKGQTVNPFTPLRLSPSGSSSGSAVAVTANLVPLSVGTETAGSIVGPAAANSVVGFKPSRGRVSAQGVFPLISAVDTPGPIAKTVGDAALAYAALSGEAVPTDLDTAELRGASIGLIFFGYEDEAAVQALRETLEAAGARVEDVELSQEGVSVQTLIPLTFRGEFEAFTQQYGLPITTLEELVAYNQEDPERRARYGQDLLEAARDAGQDPGQIEDSIKRAEAILSDLFAQRGLDAAAFLNTAGSTVVSAAGWPELTVPFGTDGKGAPQGATFTAPYGEEPALLRLGAAFERAAEGRMVPR; translated from the coding sequence ATGAAGAAGTATTTGAAGTGGAGCGCTGGGGGTATCCTGCTGTTAGTCCTGGCGGCGGTCGGGATCCTGCTCTACATCCGCAGCGTCGCGCCCCCCGGTGAGGAGTGGGTCGCCTATGGAAACGAGGCGGTCATCGCCTCCATCGACCGGCAGCTGGAGGGCTTGGACATGGAGCGCGTCCGGACGGAGAAGGAGTCCTATCTGCTGGAGCGGACCGTCCCGGAGCTCCAGGCGGCTGTGGCCCGCGGGGAGCTGACCTATGAGGAGCTGACGGCCCTGTGCCTCTTTCGCATTCGGGAACTGGACCAGCGGGAGCGCGGCTACAACGCCGTCACCGCCGTCGCCCCGGACGCCCTGGAGCAGGCCCGTGAAAAGGACCGGACCCGGGCTGCGGGGAGGGGGGAACTTCCGCCCCTCTTTGGCATCCCGGTCCTGCTCAAGGACAACATCAACACCGCCGGAATCCCCACCAGCGCGGGCGCCGCCGCCTTCGCCGATTTCGTCCCGGCGGAGGACGCGGCCCTGGTCACGGCCCTGCGGGACCAGGGGGCGGTGATTCTGGGCAAAAACAACCTCTCGGAGTTCGCCGGCTTCAGCTCCGGCGTGGCCCCCGCCGGGTACAGCGGCAGCAAGGGCCAGACGGTGAACCCCTTCACCCCCCTGCGCCTGTCCCCCTCCGGCTCCAGCAGCGGCAGCGCCGTGGCGGTGACTGCCAACCTGGTCCCCCTCTCCGTGGGCACGGAGACGGCGGGCTCCATCGTGGGCCCGGCGGCGGCCAACTCCGTGGTGGGCTTCAAGCCCTCCCGGGGCCGGGTGTCCGCCCAGGGGGTCTTCCCCCTCATCAGCGCCGTGGACACCCCGGGCCCCATCGCCAAGACGGTGGGGGATGCGGCCCTGGCCTACGCCGCCCTCTCCGGGGAGGCCGTCCCCACGGATCTGGACACGGCGGAGCTGCGCGGCGCGTCCATCGGGCTGATCTTCTTCGGCTATGAGGACGAGGCCGCCGTCCAGGCCCTGCGGGAGACCCTGGAGGCCGCTGGGGCACGGGTGGAGGACGTGGAGCTGAGCCAGGAGGGTGTCTCGGTTCAGACCCTTATCCCCCTGACCTTCCGGGGGGAGTTCGAGGCCTTCACACAGCAATACGGCCTGCCCATCACCACCCTGGAGGAGCTGGTGGCCTACAACCAGGAGGACCCGGAGCGGCGGGCCAGGTACGGCCAGGACCTTTTGGAGGCCGCCCGGGACGCGGGGCAGGACCCCGGGCAGATTGAGGACTCCATCAAGAGGGCCGAAGCCATTCTGTCGGATCTGTTCGCCCAGCGGGGCCTGGACGCCGCAGCCTTTTTGAACACCGCGGGCTCCACCGTGGTCTCGGCGGCGGGCTGGCCGGAGCTCACCGTCCCCTTCGGCACGGACGGCAAGGGCGCCCCCCAGGGGGCCACCTTTACGGCCCCTTACGGGGAGGAGCCGGCGCTGCTGCGGCTGGGCGCCGCGTTTGAGCGGGCGGCAGAGGGCCGGATGGTCCCCCGGTAA
- a CDS encoding cytidine deaminase: protein MNDKELVELAFAMLERSYVPYSRFPVGAALLCADGTVITGCNVENAAYGSTICAERTALVKAVSEGHRDDFVRLAVVGNSKDYCWPCGACRQMLYEFAPGLELLVARGDHDYVKLPLKDLLPHGFGPKDLEQEG, encoded by the coding sequence ATGAACGACAAGGAACTGGTGGAACTGGCCTTTGCCATGCTGGAGCGCTCCTACGTGCCCTACTCCCGCTTCCCCGTGGGGGCGGCCCTGCTGTGCGCCGACGGCACGGTGATCACCGGCTGCAACGTGGAGAACGCCGCCTACGGCTCCACCATCTGCGCCGAGCGCACCGCGCTGGTCAAGGCGGTGAGCGAGGGGCACCGGGACGACTTCGTGCGCCTGGCGGTGGTGGGCAACTCCAAGGACTACTGCTGGCCCTGCGGGGCCTGCCGCCAGATGCTCTACGAGTTCGCCCCCGGCCTGGAGCTGCTGGTGGCCCGGGGCGACCACGACTACGTGAAGCTGCCCCTGAAGGATCTGCTGCCCCACGGCTTCGGGCCCAAGGATCTGGAGCAGGAGGGCTGA
- a CDS encoding MFS transporter, whose amino-acid sequence MIPHWKRKFVILWVGQAASLLTSAISQYALIWYLTDLTGSSAVLSMAMLCAMLPQGLLSLFTGAFADRFDRRVIMVVADGAIGVVSLGLVAVAAGGRLTAAPILLALALRSVGSAFHAPCLQAVTPLLAPPETLAKCAGWSQGIQTVSFLLSPALAAALYAAVPLPWVIAMDTLGAVFAILGLLAARLPVLRVGRAGQKLRIWADTAEGFRILRGKRWLWELCLICAVFMVAFMPVSALFPLMSMEYFGGDAASAAVVETAFSLGMLAGSVLLGIWGGTKNKMITMTAAVAAMGGLLVWAGLLPTSAFWVFSGLSLAMGLTSPFFNSLFMALIQEKVEPEYLGRVLGLSSAIMTLASPIGLVATALFADHTGITIWFVAAGVVSLGCAGLTLLLPAVRDCDKPGPVVE is encoded by the coding sequence ATGATACCGCACTGGAAACGCAAATTCGTCATCCTCTGGGTGGGCCAGGCGGCCTCCCTCCTCACCAGCGCAATCTCCCAGTACGCCCTGATCTGGTACCTCACCGACCTGACCGGCTCCTCGGCGGTGCTGTCCATGGCCATGCTGTGCGCCATGCTGCCCCAGGGGCTGCTGTCCCTTTTTACCGGCGCCTTCGCCGACCGCTTCGACCGGCGGGTGATTATGGTGGTGGCCGACGGGGCCATCGGCGTGGTCTCCCTGGGCCTGGTGGCCGTGGCGGCGGGCGGCAGGCTCACCGCCGCGCCCATCCTGCTGGCCCTGGCCCTGCGCAGCGTGGGCAGCGCGTTCCACGCCCCCTGCCTCCAGGCCGTCACCCCCCTGCTGGCCCCGCCCGAGACGCTGGCCAAGTGCGCGGGCTGGAGCCAGGGCATCCAAACCGTGTCCTTCCTGCTCTCCCCCGCCCTGGCGGCCGCCCTGTACGCCGCCGTCCCCCTGCCCTGGGTCATCGCCATGGACACCCTGGGGGCGGTGTTCGCCATCCTGGGCCTGCTCGCCGCCCGCCTGCCCGTGCTGCGGGTGGGCCGCGCGGGACAGAAGCTGCGCATCTGGGCCGACACGGCGGAGGGCTTCCGCATTCTGCGCGGCAAGCGCTGGCTGTGGGAGCTGTGTTTGATCTGCGCCGTCTTTATGGTGGCCTTCATGCCGGTGTCCGCCCTCTTCCCGCTCATGAGCATGGAGTACTTCGGGGGCGACGCCGCCTCCGCCGCCGTGGTGGAGACCGCCTTCTCCCTGGGTATGCTGGCCGGTTCGGTGCTGCTGGGCATCTGGGGCGGCACCAAGAACAAGATGATCACCATGACCGCCGCCGTGGCCGCCATGGGCGGCCTGCTGGTGTGGGCCGGGCTGCTGCCCACCTCCGCCTTCTGGGTGTTCTCCGGCCTGTCGCTGGCCATGGGTCTCACCTCCCCCTTCTTCAACTCCCTCTTTATGGCGCTGATCCAGGAGAAGGTGGAGCCCGAGTACCTGGGCCGGGTGCTGGGCCTGTCCTCCGCCATCATGACCCTGGCCTCCCCCATCGGCCTGGTGGCCACCGCCCTCTTCGCCGACCATACCGGCATCACCATCTGGTTTGTGGCGGCGGGGGTGGTCTCCCTGGGCTGCGCGGGCCTCACGCTGCTCCTGCCCGCGGTGCGCGATTGCGATAAACCGGGACCTGTGGTAGAATAG
- the hepA gene encoding heptaprenyl diphosphate synthase subunit I, whose amino-acid sequence MSRPVYRLTRCAVLTALALALSVAEGLVPLTILIPLPGLRLGLANLVTVYALCRLSGREALLILLARCLLGSLLGGNLMALAFSLTGGLLALGVMALLLRLPALSLFGVSVAGAAAHNAGQILAAMAVLRTPAPLVYLPPLLLCSLVTGAATGGVSVLLVQRVPDFAHTRAD is encoded by the coding sequence ATGTCCAGGCCGGTCTACCGCCTGACCCGCTGCGCCGTGCTCACCGCCCTGGCCCTGGCCCTGTCGGTGGCCGAGGGTCTGGTGCCCCTCACCATCCTGATCCCCCTGCCCGGCCTGCGGCTGGGCCTGGCCAACCTGGTGACGGTGTACGCCCTGTGCCGCCTGTCCGGGCGGGAGGCGCTGCTCATTCTGCTCGCCCGCTGCCTGCTGGGCTCCCTGCTGGGGGGCAATTTGATGGCCCTGGCCTTCTCCCTCACCGGCGGGCTGCTGGCCCTGGGGGTGATGGCGCTGCTGCTGCGCCTGCCGGCGCTGTCCCTCTTCGGCGTGTCCGTGGCGGGGGCGGCCGCCCACAACGCCGGACAGATTCTGGCCGCCATGGCGGTGCTGCGCACCCCCGCGCCCCTGGTCTACCTGCCCCCGCTGCTGCTGTGCTCCCTGGTCACCGGGGCGGCCACCGGCGGCGTGTCCGTGCTGCTGGTGCAGCGGGTACCCGATTTTGCGCATACACGCGCGGACTGA
- a CDS encoding Na/Pi cotransporter: MLGAIATFLFGMSTMTDGLEKLSSGRLESVLERLTSNVFKGVLLGAVVTGLIQSSAATTVMCVGFVNAGIMKLNQTVGIIMGANIGTTVTAQLLRLGDISSDNFFLTLLKPSFLGPILAVVGIVFYMFIKGGHKKTVGQIILGLGLLFIGMQTMSVSVAPLQDLPEFQSLFTAFSNPLLGVLVGAAVTALLQSSSASMGILQAISTTGVVSFNIAMPLIMGQNIGTCITALLSGIGASKNAKRTAMIHLFFNIIGSLFFLAVLYAGNALFKFPFWTDTMNMGSIANLHLCFNIACTAVLLPFNKLLVALVEHVVPGDADQREVSVLDERFLASPSLALEKAHDAVVQMGEFARDNYRLAVELLDKYDAKKLERLAETETALDKLEGLLDNYLVKLTDRALTNEESTKVSELLHTLSDFERIGDYSVNVSESATILHNQKLSFSAAGKKEMAALTSAVGEALDRTLACYETRSRTQALQVEPIEEVVDLMRDELRSRHIERLKTGECTIEQGTQFLELLINLERISDHCSNVALYIVRQTAPKDALIRTDSHAYMRALHHGQDHDFDAMFEACREKYYAPIEHK; the protein is encoded by the coding sequence ATGCTGGGCGCTATCGCCACGTTCCTGTTCGGCATGTCCACCATGACCGACGGCCTGGAGAAGCTCTCCAGCGGCCGCCTGGAGAGCGTTTTGGAGCGCCTGACCAGCAACGTTTTCAAGGGGGTGCTGCTGGGCGCCGTCGTCACCGGCCTGATTCAGAGCTCGGCCGCCACCACCGTCATGTGCGTGGGCTTCGTCAACGCCGGCATCATGAAGCTCAACCAGACCGTGGGCATCATCATGGGCGCCAACATCGGCACCACCGTCACCGCCCAGCTGCTGCGCCTGGGCGACATCTCCTCCGATAATTTCTTCCTCACCCTGCTCAAGCCCTCCTTCCTGGGGCCCATTCTGGCGGTGGTGGGCATCGTTTTCTATATGTTCATCAAGGGCGGCCATAAAAAGACCGTGGGCCAGATTATCCTGGGCCTGGGGCTGCTGTTCATCGGGATGCAGACCATGTCCGTCTCGGTGGCCCCGCTCCAGGACCTGCCCGAGTTCCAGTCCCTCTTCACCGCCTTCTCCAACCCCCTACTGGGTGTGCTCGTGGGCGCCGCCGTCACCGCCCTGCTCCAGAGCTCCTCGGCCTCCATGGGCATCCTCCAGGCCATCAGCACCACCGGCGTGGTGAGCTTCAACATCGCCATGCCCCTCATTATGGGCCAGAACATCGGCACCTGTATCACCGCCCTGCTCTCCGGCATCGGGGCCAGCAAGAACGCCAAGCGCACCGCCATGATCCACCTGTTCTTTAATATCATCGGCTCACTGTTCTTCCTGGCCGTGCTCTACGCGGGCAACGCCCTGTTCAAGTTCCCCTTCTGGACCGACACCATGAACATGGGCAGCATCGCAAACCTCCACCTGTGCTTCAATATCGCCTGCACCGCGGTGCTGCTGCCCTTCAACAAGCTGCTGGTGGCCCTGGTGGAGCACGTGGTGCCCGGGGACGCGGATCAGCGGGAGGTCTCCGTGCTGGACGAGCGCTTCCTGGCCTCCCCCTCCCTGGCGCTGGAGAAGGCCCACGACGCGGTGGTCCAGATGGGCGAGTTCGCCCGGGACAACTACCGCCTGGCCGTGGAGCTGCTGGACAAGTACGACGCCAAGAAGCTGGAGCGCCTTGCCGAGACCGAGACGGCGCTGGACAAGCTGGAGGGCCTGCTGGACAACTATCTGGTCAAGCTCACCGACCGCGCCCTCACCAACGAGGAGAGCACGAAGGTCTCCGAGCTGCTGCACACCCTGTCCGACTTTGAGCGTATCGGCGACTACTCGGTGAACGTCTCCGAGTCCGCCACCATCCTCCACAACCAAAAGCTCTCCTTCTCCGCCGCCGGAAAGAAGGAGATGGCCGCCCTCACCTCCGCCGTGGGGGAGGCCCTGGACCGCACCCTGGCCTGCTACGAGACCCGCTCCCGTACCCAGGCCCTCCAGGTGGAGCCCATCGAGGAGGTGGTGGACCTGATGCGGGACGAGCTGCGCTCCCGCCATATCGAGCGCCTCAAGACCGGCGAGTGCACCATCGAGCAGGGCACCCAGTTCCTGGAGCTGCTGATCAACCTGGAGCGTATCTCCGACCACTGCTCCAACGTGGCCCTCTACATCGTCCGCCAGACCGCCCCCAAGGACGCCCTTATCCGCACCGACTCCCACGCCTACATGCGGGCCCTGCACCACGGCCAGGACCACGACTTCGACGCCATGTTCGAGGCCTGCCGGGAGAAGTACTACGCCCCCATCGAGCATAAATAG
- a CDS encoding DNA repair protein HhH-GPD yields MKNFMEYKGYTGSVEYSEEDDCLFGKVLGIRSLISYEGDSVASLREDFQSGVDDYLETCSAKGVAPEKPYKGTFNVRVSPEVHREVAMRAAEMGMSLNSFVANILQQAVQASQTNLN; encoded by the coding sequence ATGAAAAATTTCATGGAGTACAAAGGCTATACCGGGTCAGTTGAATACTCGGAAGAAGATGATTGTCTTTTTGGTAAAGTGCTTGGAATCCGGTCTCTTATTTCTTATGAAGGGGACAGTGTTGCTTCTTTGCGGGAAGATTTCCAGTCTGGTGTGGACGATTACCTCGAAACATGTTCCGCAAAAGGCGTTGCGCCAGAAAAGCCCTACAAGGGTACATTTAACGTTCGAGTGAGCCCGGAGGTCCACAGAGAAGTTGCTATGCGTGCCGCTGAGATGGGAATGTCTCTGAACAGCTTTGTTGCCAACATCTTACAGCAAGCAGTGCAAGCGTCTCAAACAAATTTGAACTGA
- the res gene encoding DNA recombinase, with the protein MELIGYVRVSTREQNEARQVQKMRDLGVTERFLFLEKQSGKDFERPVYQAMCNVLRPGDLLIIDSIDRLGRNYEQVKDEWKRLTRDLGVDVVALDMPGLFDSRRFKEMGDIGKLMEDQMLSLLAWVAEQERTKMLQRQREGIAVAKEKGVYKGRKPVAIPDFDKHYERYISRKVSKAALARELGISRPTVDRLIREYVATLEHNG; encoded by the coding sequence ATGGAACTTATCGGATATGTGAGAGTAAGTACCCGAGAGCAAAACGAGGCCCGGCAGGTTCAAAAAATGCGTGACCTCGGTGTGACAGAGCGGTTTCTTTTTTTGGAAAAACAAAGTGGAAAAGATTTTGAGCGGCCGGTATATCAGGCCATGTGTAATGTACTCCGTCCGGGGGACTTGCTGATTATCGATAGCATTGACCGGCTCGGACGGAATTATGAACAGGTCAAGGATGAGTGGAAACGGTTGACCCGCGACTTGGGTGTCGATGTGGTGGCGTTAGATATGCCTGGGCTCTTTGATTCGCGCAGGTTCAAGGAAATGGGAGATATAGGGAAACTTATGGAAGACCAGATGTTATCTCTGCTGGCCTGGGTGGCGGAACAAGAACGGACAAAGATGTTACAGAGGCAGCGCGAAGGTATTGCTGTCGCCAAAGAGAAGGGTGTGTATAAAGGACGCAAGCCCGTTGCGATACCGGATTTTGATAAACACTATGAGCGGTACATAAGCAGAAAAGTTAGTAAGGCAGCCCTAGCCCGCGAACTGGGTATAAGCCGCCCCACGGTAGACAGGCTTATCCGCGAGTATGTTGCCACGCTGGAGCATAATGGATAA
- a CDS encoding phage antirepressor yields the protein MIAFTLEIGYTKLDKGREIMEQKNAIKLFEDKKIRTAWDEEQEKWYFSIVDTCEVLSGTENPRRYWSDLKRKLKKEGAEQLYEKIVQLKLQSADGKFYKTDVADTEQLLRLIQSIPSPKAEPFKRWLAMVGSERIDEISDPELTIDRALEGYLKLGYSREWINQRLQAIQVRKELTDEWADRGVRKGQEYAILTDEITRAWSGMTTRQYKGLKGLKKESLRDNMSTMELVLNMLAEATTTELSKVKQPDGFEESRKVAQEGGSVAGSARKDIESRTGRPVITGDSAVELRSIPEQTEEE from the coding sequence GTGATTGCTTTTACGCTGGAAATCGGCTACACTAAACTAGATAAAGGACGTGAGATTATGGAGCAAAAAAACGCCATCAAATTGTTTGAAGACAAGAAAATCCGTACCGCTTGGGATGAGGAACAGGAGAAATGGTATTTCTCCATCGTGGACACCTGTGAGGTGCTCAGCGGAACGGAAAATCCCCGCCGTTATTGGAGCGATCTTAAGCGGAAACTGAAAAAAGAAGGAGCAGAGCAGTTGTACGAAAAAATCGTACAACTGAAACTGCAGTCTGCTGATGGGAAGTTTTATAAAACGGACGTCGCCGATACGGAGCAGCTTCTTAGGCTGATCCAGTCTATCCCCTCTCCCAAGGCCGAGCCCTTCAAACGATGGCTGGCCATGGTGGGCAGTGAGCGCATCGACGAGATCAGCGACCCGGAGCTGACCATCGACCGGGCGCTGGAGGGATACTTGAAGCTGGGGTACTCCCGGGAGTGGATCAACCAGCGCCTCCAGGCCATCCAGGTGCGCAAGGAACTGACCGACGAGTGGGCGGACCGGGGTGTGAGAAAAGGCCAGGAGTACGCGATCCTGACCGATGAGATTACCAGGGCATGGTCTGGCATGACCACCAGACAGTACAAGGGCTTAAAGGGGCTTAAAAAGGAAAGCCTGCGGGATAACATGAGCACGATGGAATTGGTGCTCAATATGCTGGCGGAGGCGACCACCACAGAGCTCTCTAAAGTGAAACAGCCCGATGGCTTTGAAGAGAGTCGCAAGGTGGCTCAGGAGGGCGGCTCTGTGGCCGGAAGCGCCCGGAAGGACATCGAATCCCGGACAGGCCGCCCGGTCATCACAGGCGACAGTGCGGTGGAGTTGCGGAGTATCCCGGAGCAGACGGAGGAGGAATGA